CCACCAATCGGGCGCGACGATAGGGCAGCACCTGGGGTGAAAGCACGATATCCCGAAGGGTCCGCGCCGGCGCGTCTGGGTGGGCCGCGAGATACGCGTTCGTCGCCTCTTCGCTCTCGAAGGTGCCCTCCATGTCGGCCATGAGATCGAGGATCCCGGGAATCGCCAGCGGGTCCACCACATCGACGCCCAGGCCGGCCAGATCCCGCAGCGCGCGATCGATCACGTCGCGAATGCGCTGGTAGTCTTCCGCCTGCGGGTCGGTATCGGTGGCAAGGGCGTCCCGGATGACGCCAACGCGTACGTCGGGGAGAGCACCGCGCGTAAGAAAGCTCGTGTAGGTGGCAGGCACGTGGCCGACGCTCGACGCCGTAATCGGGTCATTTGGATCGTACCCCGCCATGACGTCCAGGAGGAGGGCGGCGTCCCGCACCGTGCGGGCCAGCGGGCCGAGGGTGTCGCGGGTCGGCGTCGCGGGCATCATCCCGAATCGGCTCACGAGTGGCAGCGTCGGCCTCAGCCCAACGATGCAGTTGCGCGCGGCGGGTCCGCGAACCGAGCCGAAGGTGTCCTCACCCACCGCCACGGCTGCCATGTTGGCGGACACTGCGACCCCCGACCCGGAGGAGGAGCCGCTCGGATCCCGGGCTGGATCGTACGGATTCCGACAGACGCCGTACGCGGAGCCCGCGTAGCCAGCGGCGAACTCGCCCATGTTGGTTTTGGCGAGCACGATCCCGCCCGCCGCCTTGATCCGCTGGACGACCGTCGCGTCGCGCTTCGGAACGAAGCCGCGAAACAGGGCGGACCCGTAGGTCGTCGGCATCCCCAGGACTTCCACCTGGTCCTTGATCGCCACCGGGATCCCATGCAGCGGACCTCGCGGGCCGGACCGGCGAAGCTCCGCGTCCAGCGCGTCCGCCTCGTCGAGGGCGCGCGAATTGAGCGATTGGATGGCGTTGAGGTTCGGGCCGCGCCTGTCGTAGGCCTCGATGCGGCGAAGGTACTCCTCGACGAGCGCGCGGCACGTCAGGGCGCCGGACTGCATCGCCGCGTGGATGCCGTCGATCGTCGCTTCCTGGACGTCGAACCCAGCTTGGCTCATCACGCAGCGATCCTCACTCGCCTGGCACCCGCGTTGCCTCGGTTTCGCGGCTCCCAGCCCATCGCCGATCTCCGACCAGGCGCATCATAAGTTTGCATTTGATGCACCGTCAACCATCACCGCTCGGCCTCCATCAGGACGCACCTGCGGGACGCTCCTCGCTCCGGAGTCGCGAGGCTCGCGGATCCGTTTGTCGCCTACAATCACGTGAACAGCGCAATTCGGGGGATGGAGAGCGTGCGAGATCGCCCCCCGTGGGTCGACGTGGCGGAGAGCTACGAGGCGATGAGTCAGCGCGCAGCCGAGCGATGGATTGCCTGCGCGGCCGAGGCGATGGACCAGCGGGGCCGATTCACGGTCGCCGTGAGCGGCGGCTCCACTCCTCGTCGGCTCTACGAGATCCTGGCGAGTCCGGAAGACCAGGCGCGAATGGACTGGACACGAACGGACGTGTTCTGGACGGACGAGCGCATCGTCCCCGCCGACGATCCGGACAGCAATTATCGGCTGGTCCAGACGACGCTGCTCGCTCACGTGCCAATACCATCGAGCAACATCCACCGCGTCCGGACGGAGCTCGGCGCGGCCGAGGCCGCGGAGGCGTATGAGCGAGAGATACGCGCGTGCTTCAACATCGCGGTCGCCCAGTGGCCGCGCTTCGACCTCTTGATCCTCGGCGTGGGCGAGGACGGGCACACGGCGTCACTGTTTCCCGGGAGCCCCGCTCTTCAGGAGCGAACGCGCATCGCCGTGGCGACGCCGCACGGGTCTCTCCCGCCGAGCGTTGACCGTGTGACCTTGACGCTCCCGGTCTTGAATGCCGCGAGAAACGCCGTCTTCCTCGCGTCGGGCGCGGCCAAGGCGCGGATCCTGCAGGGCGCGCTCGGCGGCGATCCGACAATCCCGGCCGCGCTCGTGAGACCCACCGACGGGACCCTATACTGGCTCCTGGACACCGCCGCGGCCGGCGCGGGGGCCGGGCGCTAGCGTGGTCGCGCGGGCGTTGGTCGTGCCGTCCATTCTCGCCGCCGACTTCACCTGTTTGGGCGAGCAGGTGCGCGCCGCGGCGGAAGCGGGGGCGGACCGGTTCCAGGTCGACGTCATGGACGGACACTTCGTTCCCAACCTCACCATGGGCCCGCTCGTTATCGAGGCCCTCCGACGCATCACCGATCTACCCATCGAGGTCCAGCTCATGGTGGAGGGGCCCGAGGGCCTGATCCACGACGTCATCAAGGCGGGCGCGGACATTGTTCAGGTCCACGTGGAGTCGACTCACTCCCTCTATCGGGCGGTTCGCACGATCGGCGATGCGGGGGCGCGGCCGGCCGTCGCCATCAATCCCGCGACGCCGATCGAGGCGCTGCGCGACATCATTCCCTTCGTGACCCAGGTGAACGTCATGACCGTTGAGCCGGGATTTGGCGGCCAGGCGTTCATACCCACGAGCCCGGACCGCATCCGCCGCGTGCGAAATCTCGCGCCCCACATCGAGATCGAAGTCGATGGCGGGATTGACGCCCACACCGCGCCGCTCGCCACCGAGGCAGGCGCCACCGTGCTCGTCGCGGGCACGGCCGTATTCGGGCACGTCGGGGGCGTCGCGCGGGGCATTCAGGCGATTCGAGACTCCCTTGTCTGACCGCGAGGAGCTGAAGGCCGCAGTGGCAACGCGGGCCCTCGACTTCGTTCAGCCCGGCATGGTCCTCGGTCTGGGATCGGGAACGACGATGCGGTATTTCGTCGAAGGCCTGGGCCGCCGCGTGGCGGAGGGAATGTCGGTGACCG
This region of Chloroflexota bacterium genomic DNA includes:
- a CDS encoding amidase family protein translates to MSQAGFDVQEATIDGIHAAMQSGALTCRALVEEYLRRIEAYDRRGPNLNAIQSLNSRALDEADALDAELRRSGPRGPLHGIPVAIKDQVEVLGMPTTYGSALFRGFVPKRDATVVQRIKAAGGIVLAKTNMGEFAAGYAGSAYGVCRNPYDPARDPSGSSSGSGVAVSANMAAVAVGEDTFGSVRGPAARNCIVGLRPTLPLVSRFGMMPATPTRDTLGPLARTVRDAALLLDVMAGYDPNDPITASSVGHVPATYTSFLTRGALPDVRVGVIRDALATDTDPQAEDYQRIRDVIDRALRDLAGLGVDVVDPLAIPGILDLMADMEGTFESEEATNAYLAAHPDAPARTLRDIVLSPQVLPYRRARLV
- the pgl gene encoding 6-phosphogluconolactonase, with translation MRDRPPWVDVAESYEAMSQRAAERWIACAAEAMDQRGRFTVAVSGGSTPRRLYEILASPEDQARMDWTRTDVFWTDERIVPADDPDSNYRLVQTTLLAHVPIPSSNIHRVRTELGAAEAAEAYEREIRACFNIAVAQWPRFDLLILGVGEDGHTASLFPGSPALQERTRIAVATPHGSLPPSVDRVTLTLPVLNAARNAVFLASGAAKARILQGALGGDPTIPAALVRPTDGTLYWLLDTAAAGAGAGR
- the rpe gene encoding ribulose-phosphate 3-epimerase, giving the protein MPSILAADFTCLGEQVRAAAEAGADRFQVDVMDGHFVPNLTMGPLVIEALRRITDLPIEVQLMVEGPEGLIHDVIKAGADIVQVHVESTHSLYRAVRTIGDAGARPAVAINPATPIEALRDIIPFVTQVNVMTVEPGFGGQAFIPTSPDRIRRVRNLAPHIEIEVDGGIDAHTAPLATEAGATVLVAGTAVFGHVGGVARGIQAIRDSLV